ATGATTTTCGCTTTTCAAAACACGCATTTGGAtttaacacaagaaaaaaccttttttgtttggttctttcTATTTTGTTGGGTTAACACTTCCTGTTAATAAAAGCGAGTAGATTCTGGTACAGATTGTAGGGAACAACGTCATCAAATCCAAAGCATGTACGGGTTCATAGTAATTTCAGGGCACATAATCAAACCCAAATAAAAGCATCTCATAATAGCAACACAagcctaaaaaattcaaaaattaccATTGCGCAAAGAAGTTTGGTCcgagaaaaattctcacaattcatctttttttctctctcttatgTAAGGCATAGCTACAGAAGATTTCTCTAACAAGATTTCGCTAAAACTCAAAGGCCAATCGAATGAACTCGAATGAATCAAACTCCCAAAGTTTTCAATTAGGTTTCAGTAATCAAGCATCCACTACACTGGAAACTACTGTCtgtaaataatatcaaagttttgaaagctaAATTTGTTTATGTCTTAATTTAATCTTAGACAAATTTTTCTCGAAACCATAGTCAAAGAAGCAATACATGAACCATAAAAGTACTTAACATGGGCTGTTTACGGTCTCCGCCATCCCCAACAATTGCTCCTGACGTCacaaaatagaaatagaaaatttcgaAAACAGTGACTGTTCCTGATGTCTACATCTTTCCCATGCAGACTACTctgataaattttatcaaaagcaaCTTGCTGGAATCTAGTGCTATTCTGAGGAACGTCTAACTAAAGATTAGATACAActgagtaaaacaaaaaaaagactctTACATGGTAATTAGTGAACAAAGCGATGCCTCTCCCATTTGCTGCTGTACACAACTCTTCAAGCTCTGTCTTTGTCATCTGAACACTTAACAGGGAAAGGGCCATCAGCCGAGGAACACTACTGAGATGCTGAACCAGGTCCCTGACTCCTCTACCAAGTGGATAGCGGTCTAGATGAAGATGGCTCAGCTTTGGTACATCCTTTAGTGCACGAGCCAGTGCTGATGCTTCATCTTCACCCATATTTGTATACGACAGGTCCAGCTGAGTCAGATTGGGTACACTGTTCAGGTTCTTGGCCAGTTCAATGATCCCGTGACCCAGTGCATTGTGTGCTATATTCAGTATTTCTAACTTGTTTAAGTACTGTAATGAGACAGCCAGTGCAGCACATTCCTTTTCTCCCATTTGTACATAACGTAACTCTAACTTAGTCAACTGTGGAGTGTGATGAAGATTCTCAACCAAAAGACTCACACCGCTGTGTAAGGGGTTCCATGACAAGCTGAGCCTATGCAAGTTTGGAGAGTGGTGCAGTGACTCAGCAATAAAAGCAGCACACTTTGCTGTTAGATTGATACCACGAAGGTTTAAACTGTGGAGATTGTCagtaaaattaattctgtgaatCGCGTTCTCAATCAAATTACCTTCCAAGGCATCTGTCACGCTCTTAGTTATAGAAATATTTCGAGGAGCTGTTAATAAGGGAAACAAGTTCTTCAACAGAACAATATCCTCAACTGTTACCGGATATAACTTAACCTCTCTCACCAGTGACAAACAATGTTGTTGTGTCTGGTCAGATCTGTTCTCAGTCAAAGACAGTGCAATGTTGTCGTCTTCATTATTTCGCAGATTATCCACAGGTGGCTGAGAAGAACAAATCGGCGCTgatatcagttcatgaaaaagTTTAGAACGAAAAACAGTATTTGTTATGCGACGTAGATAAATAAAGTTTCTCATTTCgctttttttgaggaaaaagtcCGCCTTGCCTAAATCGGCGtattttttaacatctttaatTTCTCCAGAGCACGTTAAAACAACCGCGTTCAAGTCAAACAATATGGAtagaaaattatcataattactCTCCCTAtataagtaaaataaattaaacttccGATCTAAGTGAAATAAATAGTTCGGAAAGCTGGTGGTGTCTTTGAAGAAGTGCGTTTTGGCAGCAGTAGACAAGTGTTCCTCATCAAGTATTACAACATGGTTAACACATGAGAGAAATGCAGAATACACAGCTAGTCTGTCTGAGGCTGGACAACGAAACAAATAATCGACACAGAATAGAATAAACTCCTTTTGTGCATGAGACAAATCTTTGACAGAAGGCGTCCTagtaaaattgtaatttgtgagACCTTCTTTCTCTCCGACATAACGTAGATGATCAAAAACAATGCCAGCAGCTTCTGATGACAACTCACAAACGAATTTTAGAACTTCAGCCATCTTCCTTGATTTTTCAAACGTATCCATTCCTGACAAGCAGGTGACGGTTTCATTCTTCTTAACCTTCGCTTCTTGAACGATGAACCAAGCGGCAAGAAACTCCTGAACGGACTTGTGAAGAAAAGACACGATCTTCTCACGGTTAAAAGCAGAAAGTttggaaacttggaaaaaaCCGACATGAATAAGCTTCTCGAAGAGATCACCTGGCGGAAATTTACTGAAGTTAAAATGAAGGCAGTCCTCCAAAAGAGCATCGAATGCAAGTTTtcctattttggaaagttcctCTTGATATTCATCTATGCTTTTACCTGCTGCGACGTTGTCTGAGTCTTTAATAGCCATATGATCCAAGAGAGTCTGAATAAATTCTACGTAAATTTCGCCACGAGACGTTGGTAattgaggttttttctttttccacagaagacacaacatcaacaataatAGTGGAATCTCTGCCATCTTCATGAGGTCATGCTTTCTTAGGTATTCAAGTAGCCCTTTAACGTCCTCCTCATCAGGAAGAATCTTACTTG
This region of Pocillopora verrucosa isolate sample1 chromosome 3, ASM3666991v2, whole genome shotgun sequence genomic DNA includes:
- the LOC136279719 gene encoding NLR family CARD domain-containing protein 4-like encodes the protein MGVLLSKRAETDENSSKNIYGDPPKINFCLPEISELTQDFKDWKDVQLPIDILLLTVKDCEFLSCYYYINDPFRSYFKGLGPVYFGSIGEDQDVKLNVALMKCSEGSKIPGGALTVVKNAVTQLRPKAVFTVGHCSGMNQESTTLGDVVVSEKLTTYSNQKITKDGKTFCGLTTPVSRDIAALIQYAAYGWNPPLENPQERKVEVHCGEVLSGCELVQAEWRRDELVKSFPGAIAIETEGEGVFSAAHELKMEWVVIKGISGYADGTEERENWQTFASVTAASLVANILNQCSIFEDWPHYKGGSTKHLPRPEVKRREEESSPKDALTPKEGKTRFADSSVTEFWEWCRNQLRAFFNTMCQVKITPWDPDNTVHINSIYIQVTFLQDHRKPDGTTKKKLGDSSEVFEGDEDHPIRRRILVYGRPGIGKSTFTQKVAVDWANGRTKILEKFNLLLLIRLRDVCGISDLCTMLKTAELLSADDPMAVNYLCEYVCQNQEKVLLILDGYDEYSGGKSSLIHQIWRGSQLRDCCVMITTRPVKEDELRVPSHAQFELNGFDSREQKKQFASKILPDEEDVKGLLEYLRKHDLMKMAEIPLLLLMLCLLWKKKKPQLPTSRGEIYVEFIQTLLDHMAIKDSDNVAAGKSIDEYQEELSKIGKLAFDALLEDCLHFNFSKFPPGDLFEKLIHVGFFQVSKLSAFNREKIVSFLHKSVQEFLAAWFIVQEAKVKKNETVTCLSGMDTFEKSRKMAEVLKFVCELSSEAAGIVFDHLRYVGEKEGLTNYNFTRTPSVKDLSHAQKEFILFCVDYLFRCPASDRLAVYSAFLSCVNHVVILDEEHLSTAAKTHFFKDTTSFPNYLFHLDRKFNLFYLYRESNYDNFLSILFDLNAVVLTCSGEIKDVKKYADLGKADFFLKKSEMRNFIYLRRITNTVFRSKLFHELISAPICSSQPPVDNLRNNEDDNIALSLTENRSDQTQQHCLSLVREVKLYPVTVEDIVLLKNLFPLLTAPRNISITKSVTDALEGNLIENAIHRINFTDNLHSLNLRGINLTAKCAAFIAESLHHSPNLHRLSLSWNPLHSGVSLLVENLHHTPQLTKLELRYVQMGEKECAALAVSLQYLNKLEILNIAHNALGHGIIELAKNLNSVPNLTQLDLSYTNMGEDEASALARALKDVPKLSHLHLDRYPLGRGVRDLVQHLSSVPRLMALSLLSVQMTKTELEELCTAANGRGIALFTNYHVREITGERVIYRLLTKAELKRKGISFRKEQDGDDDDDDDDDYDFESDDDDDDEEEDSDDFDDDDEDD